The window GCCGATGTCGTTCAGGGGCAGCGCATGCACCGCGCACAGCGTCTGGATCGAGGTGATGCCCGGCACGACCTCGATTGTCGGCAAGGGATCGAGGCGGCGCGCGATGCGCAGCGAGGAATCGTAGAGCGAGGGATCGCCCCAGATCAGCAGCGCGACTTTACCCTCGCTGCCGAGATGGTTTTCGATCGTCTGCGACCAGGTCGCGGCGACTGCGTCGTGCCAATCGTCCACGCCCCTGCGGTAATCGGATTCGCCGGCGTCGCGCACGGGAAGGTCGAACTCCACAATGCGAGTGGTGCCATTGGTGAGCACATCCGTGCAGATCGTCCGCCTGAGATCAGCGAGATCGGATTTCGCACTCCCTTTGCGCGGAATCAGGACGAGATCGGCGGCGTTGATCGCGCTGACCGCGGTGCGCGTGAGCTGCCCGGGATCGCCGCAACCGATGCCGATCAGGGAGAGCGTCATCATGACGGATAGTCTCCCGCCAGCGCACCGAACAGGATCACAGCCGCCGTGGAAGCGGCGCCGCCGCGCGCCAGCTGCTCGGCCAGCTCGGCAATGGTGGTGCGCACCAGCCGCTCATCAGGACGGCCGAGCGATTCAGCGAACAGCGCCGGCGTGTTTGCTGCGAGGCCATGCTCAATCAATTTGGCGACCAGCGCCGGAAACGTCCGCCGGCCCATATAAACCACGGTGGTCGCGTCCGGATCGGCCAGCGCCGTCCAGTTCAGATCTTGCGGCAGCTCGCCGGTCACGTCAGCCCCGGTGATGAACTGCACCCGCCGCGAAGTATGGCGCCGCGTCAGGGGAATGCCGGCCTGCGCGGCGGCCACACATGCCGAGGTCACGCCGGGAATGATCTCGTGGCCGACGCCGGCTTCGCGCAGCGTCTCGAGCTCCTCCTCGAGTCGGCCAAAGATGCCGGCATCGCCCGACTTCAACCGCACGACGCGCACGCCCGTGGCTGCGTAGTCGACCAGCAGGCGATTGACGTGATGCTGCTTTGTTGACGGCCGTCCTGCCCGTTTCCCGACCGCGACAAGGTTGGCGCCGGGCCGCGCCAGATCGAGGATCGCGCCGGAGGCGAGATCGTCGTAGAGCACGACGTCGGCTTCGCGCAGCCGCGCGGCGCCCTTGAGCGTGAGCAGCTCGGGATCGCCGGGTCCGGCGGAGATGAAGGAGACAAAACCGCTCACCGGTCCTCCGCGATCAGATGGAAGAACGTGCCGGTGACGTGTCCGCGCCGCGAGCCGGTCTCGGCAATGACCGCGCCGGTTGCATCGTGCACGATCGCCAGCGGCGTATCGGGCTGGGCAAGAATGGTCGAATAGTGGAACTCATGGCCGCGCAAGCGTGCACCGGGCTGATGCCCCGGCACCGGAGCAGCAAGCGTGGCGAGACGATAGCCGAGATGCATGCGACGTTTGGCAAAGCTCGTCTCCAGCCCGAGCAGACCCGTCATCTCATGACCGATACCGTCGGCATCGGTCAAAGCCGTTCCCAGCACCATATAGCCTCCGCACTCGCCATGCACAGGCCGCGTCTCGGCGAAGGCGCGCACACCGCTGCGGAAACGCGCATTTGCGGCGATCCTGCCGGCGTGAAGCTCAGGATAGCCGCCGGGCAGCCAGCACACGTCAGCGCTCGCGTCAGGCGCTTCGTCTGCGAGCGGCGAGAAGGCTGAGATTTCCGCGCCGGCCGCGCGCCAGGCTTCTAACATATGTGGATAGACGAAGGAGAATGCGGCATCGCGGGCGAGCGCGATGCGTTGGCCGGGCGGTGTCACATTCGGACCGTTCGCCGTCGATTGCGGCGACCACGCGGCTGCCGAGCGCAGCACCGCATCGAGATCGACATGTTCGCCGACGAAGCGCGCGGCCTCGTCGATCAGCTTACCGATCTCGGCCTGCTCCTCGGCTTGAACGAGGCCGAGATGCCGTTTCGGCAGGCTGATCTCGGCATGACGCGGCAGCGCGCCGAACACGGCGATGCCGGCATCATTCAGCGCGCGGCGCACGAGATCTTCATGACGCGGACTTGCGACACGATTGAGCACCACGCCGGCAAGGCGCACACCAGCGCGATAGTCGCGAAGACCCGCGGCAATCGCCGCGGCCGTTTGCGCCTGCCCGGAGGGGTCGATCACCAGCACCACCGGCCAACCCAGCATCTCCGCGATGTCGGCGGTGGCACCCGTGCCGGAGACGCCGCGCGCGGCGACGCCATCGAACAGGCCCATCGATCCCTCGGCGAGCACGATATCGGCGTCCGCCCCCCGGCTGACGAGATGTTCGATGGTGGCGCGATCCATCGCCCAGCTGTCGACGTTGACCGAGGCTCGGCCAGTCGCTGCGGCATGGAAGGCGGGATCGATATAATCGGGGCCGCTCTTGACGCATTGCACGCGCAATCCGCGATGGCGCCAGGCGCGCGCGAGCGCCAGCGTCAGCGTGGTCTTGCCGACGCCGGAGGCCGGCGCGGAGATGACGAGGCCGGCCGGCATCACGATGCCTCCGGAAAGCGCGGCTCGGCACCGACCGGGCGATAACGGCGATCATAGTCGGCGGCATAAAGCCGGCTCTCGTCAAAGTCCGCCGCGCCAAGCGTCCTGCCGACCAGGATCAGCGCGGTGCGTTCCATCTCGGCGCCGACGGCGGCATCGAGCGTTGCGAGGGTGGCGCGGACGATGCGCTGATCCGGCCAGCTCGCGCGCCAGACGACCGCGACCGGGCAGTCCGCGCCGTAATGCGGCGTGAGTTCGGCGATGATCTTGTCGAGCAGATGGATCGACAGATGGATGGCGAGCACGGCGCCTGTTGCGGCGAAGGCCGCGAGCGTCTCGCCCTCGGGCATTGCGCTCGCGCGGCCCGGCGTGCGCGTTAGCACGACTGCCTGCGCAAGGCCGGGCAGCGTGAGTTCGGCTTCGAGGGCGGCTGCGGCGGCGGAGAAGGACGGCACGCCTGGCGTGACGGTAAAGGGAATGCCGAGCCCGCGCAAACGGCGCAGCTGCTCGCCCATCGCCGACCAGATCGCGAGATCGCCGGAATGCAGGCGGGCAACATCCTTGCCCTCGGCGTGAGCCGCAGCAATCTCCGCGATGATCTCGTCGAGCGACAGCGGCGCGGTGTTGACGATGCGCGCACCAGGCGGGCAATGCGCCAGCACGCCTTCTGGCACCAGCGAGCCGGCATAGAGGCAGACTGGACAGGCCGCAATCAAATCGCGCCCGCGCAAGGTGAGAAGATCGGCGGCGCCCGGCCCGGCGCCGATGAAGTGCACCGTCATGGGCCATCTCCTTCGGCGATCGCAGCAGTCGCGGTGCGATCCTGCGAGACCGCGCGCGTCGCGATCAGCCGTGCGCGAGGGCCAGCCGCAGCGAGCGCTGCCGCCTCGGCGAGCGATCCTGTGCCGAACTTTTCGACGACAAGCTTCGACTGCGTCGGCGTGTCGATACTGGCCAGCACATCGGCCGGCACAGCCTTGATCGGTACACCGCATTCCCGCGCGAGCTGCTTGAACACTTCCGCGTCAGCCTTGTCGCTGACGGTTGCCACGGCCGCAAGGCCTTCGGCGCCGCCAGCCGCTGCAAGCGCCTCACGCAACGAAGCCAACGCCACATCCCGTTTGAATCCGAGCCCGGCAACCTTCATCGGACCGCACTCCACTGCACCACCGGCCGGGTCGCCTCCCAGGACCGGTAGCGGCCGCCGAGCGGAGCAGCATGCGCAATCTCGACCCGCATTAATTCGCCGCCATGGCGCTGATGCAGATCGCCGAGCAGCGCTTCAGTTTCCAGCGTCACGGCATGCGCGACCAGCCGCGCACCCTTCGCAAGCCGCGACCAGATGGCGTCGAACATCGCCCGATCGAAACCGCCACCGACAAAGACAGCGTTGGGCGCTTCCAGAGCGGCGAGCGCATCCGGGGCCTTGCTCGCCACCACAGTGATCCGATGCGCCAATCCAAACGCCGCCGCATTGCTGCGGATGTTCGCGGCGCGATTCTCGCGCGCCTCGATTGCCGTCGCCGTCCCACCGCACAGCGCCCATTCGACCGAGATCGAACCGGAGCCCGCGCCGATATCCCACAGAAGCTCGCCGGGACGCGGCGCCAGCGTCGAGAGTGCGAGCGCGCGCACCGGTCGCTTGGTGATCTGGCCGTCATGGACAAAGAGATCGTCTGGTAATCCCGAGCTGTGGGGAATGCCCGGCGCTCCCCTTGCCTCCA is drawn from Bradyrhizobium diazoefficiens and contains these coding sequences:
- a CDS encoding cobalamin biosynthesis protein, producing the protein MKVAGLGFKRDVALASLREALAAAGGAEGLAAVATVSDKADAEVFKQLARECGVPIKAVPADVLASIDTPTQSKLVVEKFGTGSLAEAAALAAAGPRARLIATRAVSQDRTATAAIAEGDGP
- the cobA gene encoding uroporphyrinogen-III C-methyltransferase, producing the protein MSGFVSFISAGPGDPELLTLKGAARLREADVVLYDDLASGAILDLARPGANLVAVGKRAGRPSTKQHHVNRLLVDYAATGVRVVRLKSGDAGIFGRLEEELETLREAGVGHEIIPGVTSACVAAAQAGIPLTRRHTSRRVQFITGADVTGELPQDLNWTALADPDATTVVYMGRRTFPALVAKLIEHGLAANTPALFAESLGRPDERLVRTTIAELAEQLARGGAASTAAVILFGALAGDYPS
- the cobF gene encoding precorrin-6A synthase (deacetylating); its protein translation is MMTLSLIGIGCGDPGQLTRTAVSAINAADLVLIPRKGSAKSDLADLRRTICTDVLTNGTTRIVEFDLPVRDAGESDYRRGVDDWHDAVAATWSQTIENHLGSEGKVALLIWGDPSLYDSSLRIARRLDPLPTIEVVPGITSIQTLCAVHALPLNDIGEPFLVTTGRRLREAGWPQSVDTVVVMLDGGTAFQSLDAAGLHIWWGAYLGMQDQIIMSGALAEAGPRIIAARQDARERHGWIMDSYILKRKP
- the cobM gene encoding precorrin-4 C(11)-methyltransferase translates to MTVHFIGAGPGAADLLTLRGRDLIAACPVCLYAGSLVPEGVLAHCPPGARIVNTAPLSLDEIIAEIAAAHAEGKDVARLHSGDLAIWSAMGEQLRRLRGLGIPFTVTPGVPSFSAAAAALEAELTLPGLAQAVVLTRTPGRASAMPEGETLAAFAATGAVLAIHLSIHLLDKIIAELTPHYGADCPVAVVWRASWPDQRIVRATLATLDAAVGAEMERTALILVGRTLGAADFDESRLYAADYDRRYRPVGAEPRFPEAS
- a CDS encoding cobyrinate a,c-diamide synthase codes for the protein MPAGLVISAPASGVGKTTLTLALARAWRHRGLRVQCVKSGPDYIDPAFHAAATGRASVNVDSWAMDRATIEHLVSRGADADIVLAEGSMGLFDGVAARGVSGTGATADIAEMLGWPVVLVIDPSGQAQTAAAIAAGLRDYRAGVRLAGVVLNRVASPRHEDLVRRALNDAGIAVFGALPRHAEISLPKRHLGLVQAEEQAEIGKLIDEAARFVGEHVDLDAVLRSAAAWSPQSTANGPNVTPPGQRIALARDAAFSFVYPHMLEAWRAAGAEISAFSPLADEAPDASADVCWLPGGYPELHAGRIAANARFRSGVRAFAETRPVHGECGGYMVLGTALTDADGIGHEMTGLLGLETSFAKRRMHLGYRLATLAAPVPGHQPGARLRGHEFHYSTILAQPDTPLAIVHDATGAVIAETGSRRGHVTGTFFHLIAEDR